In Oncorhynchus gorbuscha isolate QuinsamMale2020 ecotype Even-year linkage group LG08, OgorEven_v1.0, whole genome shotgun sequence, one genomic interval encodes:
- the ncstn gene encoding nicastrin produces the protein MGLESSKWAILFLVCWLYKNVSCNSVEQKIYVELNNTVPCVRLLNATHQIGCQSSISGDTGVIHVLDSEADLEWPLSKGPNPPYMVLLESSLFTRSIMMKMKNESNRVAGVAVVVPNTSPPEFSPHTTCPNENTGVYSDNYGPNLAHCNTTVWNPRGNGLSYEEFDFPVFSLKEDNETEFIKQCYLDHNRAVNGSAPQYPLCAMQLFSHMHAVTNTPTCMRRNDINFSINPEMVCDPLGDYNVWGSIRPYNDTVFGHKENESVVIAAARLDSRAFFWEVSTGAEGSISGFVTLLAAAQALRKVTQEAPPTRNILFAFFQGETFDYIGSSRMVYDMENGKFVIDLDNIHSVLEIGQVAVHSGTNLFLHSDPVSRRNNTVNDEVKNLVNNLQSSTAGLSFLLVEPNVSQPLPPSSLQRFLRAQPIPGIVLADHESAFNNRYYESFYDNAANLNLTYPSNLSPEEQLEFVTGTAKSLTDVATVVARALYKQAGGDESLGNTIKADPRIVTQMLYGFLVSSNNSWFQAVMAPELKNLLKPSPPEYYVGVAMSSTPTRLVQYLLANLTGAATNLTQSQCQKPDELPNESRQMYSYLWVQGIVPPNSTERDSFCVRASVRLTKAVSPAFELGEYASKDYSTWTESRWKFIKARIFLVASRDLEMLTLGVGVAVLFTSLLVTYFISTKADVLFSSTREPASAAY, from the exons ATGGGTTTGGAATCGTCGAAATGGGCTATACTATTCTTAGTTTGTTGGCTTTACAAAA ATGTGAGCTGTAACTCTGTTGAGCAGAAGATTTATGTGGAGCTGAATAACACTGTACCATGCGTTCGACTGCTCAATGCTACACATCAGATTGGCTGCCAGT CCTCGATATCAGGTGATACAGGTGTGATTCATGTCTTGGATTCTGAGGCAGATCTGGAATGGCCTTTGAGCAAAGGACCCAATCCTCCTTATATGGTTCTGTTGGAATCATCCCTCTTCACCAG GTCCATCATGATGAAGATGAAGAATGAATCCAACAGGGTAGCTGGGGTTGCAGTGGTGGTCCCAAATACTAGCCCACCAGAGTTCTCGCCACACACGACATGTCCCAATGAGAACACAG GTGTATACTCCGACAACTATGGTCCTAATTTGGCacactgtaacactactgtatggAACCCTCGGGGGAACGGTCTATCCTATGAGGAATTTGACTTCCCTGTCTTCTCCTTGAAAGAAGACAACGAAACAGAGTTCATCAAACAG TGCTACTTGGACCATAATCGTGCAGTGAACGGCAGTGCCCCGCAGTACCCTCTGTGTGCCATGCAGCTCTTCTCCCACATGCACGCAGTCACCAATACTCCAACCTGCATGAGACGCAACGACATCAACTTTAGCATCAACCCAG AGATGGTGTGTGACCCTCTGGGTGATTATAATGTTTGGGGTTCCATCCGGCCCTATAACGACACCGTCTTCGGCCACAAGGAGAACGAGAGCGTTGTTATAGCAGCAGCCAGG CTGGACAGCAGGGCATTTTTCTGGGAGGTTTCAACTGGAGCGGAGGGAAGTATCTCAGGGTTTGTCACTCTGCTTGCTGCTGCCCAGGCACTGCGTAAAGTCACTCAAGAGGCCCCTCCCACACGGAATATCCTCTTTGCCTTCTTCCAAGGG GAAACCTTTGACTACATTGGCAGCTCTCGGATGGTTTACGACATGGAGAATGGCAAGTTTGTGATAGACTTGGACAATATTCACTCAGTACTAGAGATTGGTCAG GTGGCCGTGCATAGTGGCACCAACCTCTTTCTCCACTCAGACCCTGTGTCCAGGAGGAACAACACTGTCAATGACGAG GTTAAGAATCTTGTGAACAATTTACAGTCTTCCACGGCTGGGCTCAGCTTCTTATTGGTTGAGCCTAATGTCTCTCAGCCACTCCCGCCCTCCTCCCTCCAGCGTTTCCTGCGAGCTCAGCCAATCCCAGGGATTGTGCTTGCAGACCACGAATCCGCTTTCAACAACAG GTACTATGAGAGTTTTTACGACAACGCTGCTAACCTGAACCTGACTTATCCATCTAATTTGAGTCCAGAGGAACAGCTGGAGTTTGTGACTGGTACTGCAAAG TCCCTTACTGATGTGGCTACGGTGGTTGCACGTGCTCTCTACAAGCAGGCCGGGGGAGACGAGTCCCTAGGCAACACCATCAAAGCAGACCCCAGAATA gttACACAGATGCTGTATGGGTTTCTGGTTAGTTCCAACAACAGTTGGTTTCAGGCAGTGATGGCCCCAGAACTAAAGAACCTTCTCA agcCCAGCCCACCAGAGTACTATGTTGGTGTTGCCATGTCTTCCACTCCAACTCGTCTGGTCCAGTACCTCCTGGCCAATTTAACTGGGGCAGCCACCAACCTCACCCAGAGTCAGTGCCAGAAGCCAGATGAGCTGCCGAACGAGAGCAGACAG ATGTACTCCTATCTCTGGGTTCAGGGCATTGTCCCACCCAACAGTACCGAGAGGGATTCTTTCTGCGTACGTGCATCGGTACGCCTGACCAAAGCAGTGTCCCCTGCCTTCGAGCTCGGAGAGTATGCTTCCAAAGACTATTCCACGTGGACAGAATCACGGTGGAAGTTCATCAAAGCTCGAATTTTCCTAGTAGCGAGCCGGGACTTGGAG ATGCTGACCTTAGGCGTGGGAGTGGCTGTGTTGTTCACATCCCTACTGGTGACATACTTCATCAGCACCAAGGCAGACGTCCTCTTCAGCTCCACGAGGGAACCCGCTAGCGCCGCCTATTGA